From a single Armatimonadota bacterium genomic region:
- a CDS encoding zf-HC2 domain-containing protein — MKCGEAKELFSDYLEGCMDYSLMAAMRNHIEGCPDCSQSFEAFKRTWAVLGTLPEVEPPYNLRHDIVMRIARAEHEKAMRAKQGTFGLTWSYMLARLVPARAIAIACAGVALAFLLLKVPSTIENIRAGGNSQEIIAEQYTGTQTQPTSLAEASLLSAHENAMREQWKNRKLYSNTLWITAPPIDVSKEQILYQIMLSINTDALVREATARIAAEVYLIPDRSDRRDYIDVENLEDAKLIWKGDVVYGKDCVLPWPVYRSAQRTGADKLLVTWTFRKRHFAQIIFIPTKKPSESAPGVLGLSTDVDFDRTSGNLYSILDRISQDYGVMIIANAQLKQTPPALDSGTQTLEDALRKTLLPVGLTWRWFDNAIHVDKDLENISTS, encoded by the coding sequence ATGAAATGTGGAGAAGCTAAAGAGCTGTTTTCGGATTATTTAGAAGGCTGCATGGACTATTCCCTCATGGCCGCCATGCGCAATCACATCGAGGGATGTCCAGATTGTAGTCAAAGCTTTGAAGCCTTCAAACGAACATGGGCTGTGCTGGGAACCCTGCCTGAAGTGGAGCCACCCTACAACCTTCGACACGACATCGTGATGCGAATTGCCCGCGCAGAGCATGAAAAGGCAATGCGCGCAAAGCAAGGCACTTTTGGCCTCACGTGGAGTTATATGCTCGCTCGTCTGGTACCCGCACGTGCAATCGCAATTGCATGCGCAGGAGTTGCTCTTGCCTTCCTACTCCTTAAGGTGCCAAGCACTATTGAGAATATAAGAGCGGGAGGCAATTCCCAGGAAATCATTGCCGAACAGTATACTGGCACGCAGACACAGCCAACATCCCTGGCGGAAGCCTCACTTCTCTCTGCTCACGAGAACGCAATGCGCGAGCAGTGGAAAAATCGAAAGCTGTACAGCAATACACTTTGGATTACTGCTCCGCCAATTGATGTTAGCAAAGAGCAAATACTCTACCAAATTATGCTCAGCATCAATACCGATGCCCTTGTTCGAGAAGCCACAGCAAGAATTGCCGCTGAAGTATATCTGATTCCAGATAGGTCCGACCGACGGGACTACATTGACGTGGAAAACCTTGAAGACGCCAAGCTCATCTGGAAAGGTGATGTAGTATACGGAAAGGACTGTGTACTTCCTTGGCCAGTTTACCGCTCAGCACAAAGAACAGGAGCCGATAAGCTACTCGTAACCTGGACATTTAGAAAAAGGCACTTCGCTCAGATTATCTTCATCCCTACCAAGAAGCCAAGCGAAAGTGCACCAGGGGTCCTAGGCCTATCTACTGACGTCGATTTCGATAGAACAAGCGGCAACCTCTACTCAATATTAGACAGAATATCCCAGGATTATGGGGTTATGATAATTGCCAACGCCCAACTAAAGCAGACCCCGCCTGCACTTGATTCCGGCACCCAAACCCTTGAGGACGCCCTTCGAAAGACTTTGTTACCGGTGGGTCTCACGTGGCGATGGTTTGACAACGCAATTCACGTAGATAAGGACTTAGAGAATATCTCAACCAGCTGA
- a CDS encoding sigma-70 family RNA polymerase sigma factor, with protein sequence MRQDEYAIIERCKQGDISAFDELIRRYEKQIYNFAFRLCGNYDDANDVISEAFIKVFNAIQSFRGDANFSTWLFRIVTNVYLDERKRSKGHLNIPLDEYIELEESTVTRQIEDPSPGPIEVLEAKERSDMLQEAINSLPDYQRVMVVLFHTQGKSYEEIAEIIGLPIGTVKSRLNRARLALKDKLQAVRELFES encoded by the coding sequence TTGCGCCAAGACGAGTACGCCATAATCGAACGTTGCAAACAAGGCGATATCTCAGCATTCGACGAGCTAATTCGTCGATATGAGAAGCAAATTTATAATTTTGCTTTCCGTCTTTGTGGCAACTATGATGACGCAAACGACGTAATCTCCGAAGCATTTATTAAAGTATTCAACGCAATTCAAAGTTTCCGAGGAGATGCAAATTTCTCCACTTGGTTGTTTAGAATCGTCACCAATGTTTATCTCGACGAACGCAAGCGGTCAAAAGGCCATCTGAACATTCCTCTCGACGAATATATTGAGCTTGAAGAAAGCACAGTAACGCGCCAAATTGAGGACCCTTCACCTGGGCCAATCGAGGTACTCGAAGCAAAAGAGCGCTCCGATATGCTCCAGGAAGCAATCAATAGTCTGCCCGACTACCAAAGGGTAATGGTAGTGCTCTTCCACACACAGGGTAAATCATACGAGGAGATAGCAGAGATAATCGGCCTACCAATCGGAACCGTCAAATCGAGGCTCAATCGAGCGCGACTAGCTCTCAAAGACAAACTGCAAGCAGTCAGGGAACTTTTCGAGTCTTGA
- a CDS encoding family 10 glycosylhydrolase, whose amino-acid sequence MHTRRSAILLAFLTILFLIAFATTALAQNTAPPEFRGLWVDTWGSPGPYDPDSVTTLVDTAAAANYNAIVLEVRKCGDAYYNSAYEPWARNIVVTDPPYDPLADCLEKAHAKGIEVHAWIIPYRIWNTAWPLPPENHVFRTHPEWLHKAANGTNLVGTYWELDPGVPGVQQYICDLLKDILSKYDVDGVNFDRIRYPESSYWPKGYTANPWGYNDITCERFRREYGSYPPTKTSDPLWATWCDFRRNQITDLVRKCYAECVYIKPSIKMSADTIGWMGADPNVDFRATRAYTEVFQDHKRWMEEHILDMNILMNYKREHDSSQARDYRLWTNYLITNKFDRHVVDGVAAYLNSISGTISQIGYARTAGCEGVCTYSYRSTNKDNQPSYAFYQAIKDSVFALPAPLPDMPWKSNPTEGILFGQVTDSSMPNDPVYGNWICKAQVSISGPISKSMLTDGTGTFVFVDLPPGEYTVNVSSLGFKTATKTAVVTAGLATRLDFSLDLVDPVTLWEARELPDGTQIRVIGKSVTSPTGAIEGCIYIEEPNRTAGLKVKPLFWTNPVVEGDVVSYVGVLTTENGERVLDKARLLSSEAGTPLGALAVKIKDLDLKPITTGLLIQCTGKVVESGSGWFVINDGSSMVKVICPGKNIPTTVARVTGISGMDAGETAPVRVIRVRYQSDIQSSESLVSLTSPQEAIRKGFNLIGVPCAPENSAPDAVFAGLEITDKLCSWNGDSWIPYNPWDDSKFGILRGEGYGLTSIKTEKISYAGFNNEDAADMRITLPKSGWNLISQPFTAPSRYQDMTITDGKQLLTIQEAVKAGWIMPLLFTWDNATQRLGHVWLKSNGKNQTELVMPWQGYWVRTHADDLALIIPKQTPQ is encoded by the coding sequence ATGCACACACGACGGAGCGCAATTTTGCTTGCCTTCCTAACCATCTTATTTTTAATTGCATTCGCTACCACTGCACTTGCGCAAAACACAGCACCGCCCGAATTCAGAGGCTTGTGGGTAGACACATGGGGCAGCCCTGGCCCATATGATCCAGATTCGGTAACGACTTTAGTAGACACAGCCGCCGCCGCAAATTATAACGCCATTGTCCTTGAAGTTAGGAAGTGCGGAGACGCCTACTACAACTCAGCCTACGAACCATGGGCACGCAATATTGTCGTAACCGATCCCCCATACGACCCTCTCGCAGACTGCCTAGAGAAAGCCCATGCTAAGGGAATTGAAGTTCATGCCTGGATAATACCATACCGCATCTGGAACACCGCCTGGCCACTGCCTCCCGAAAACCATGTTTTCAGAACACATCCTGAATGGCTACATAAAGCCGCAAATGGAACAAACCTTGTTGGCACATATTGGGAGCTCGACCCTGGCGTGCCGGGTGTTCAGCAATATATCTGCGACCTCCTCAAGGACATACTTTCTAAGTACGACGTTGACGGCGTCAATTTTGACCGCATTCGCTATCCCGAAAGCTCTTACTGGCCAAAGGGCTACACCGCCAATCCATGGGGCTACAACGATATTACTTGTGAAAGGTTCAGACGTGAATACGGCTCGTATCCACCAACAAAAACATCCGACCCTCTTTGGGCTACTTGGTGCGATTTCAGAAGAAACCAGATTACCGACTTAGTACGGAAGTGCTATGCCGAGTGCGTCTATATAAAGCCATCTATTAAGATGTCGGCCGACACAATTGGATGGATGGGCGCCGACCCAAATGTTGACTTTAGGGCTACGCGTGCATACACCGAAGTTTTCCAAGACCACAAGCGATGGATGGAAGAACACATCCTCGATATGAATATCCTGATGAACTATAAACGCGAGCACGATAGCAGTCAGGCCAGAGATTACCGGCTTTGGACTAATTACCTAATCACCAATAAGTTTGACCGCCATGTAGTAGACGGAGTGGCGGCATATCTTAATTCAATCTCAGGTACGATAAGCCAAATTGGATACGCCAGAACTGCCGGATGTGAAGGCGTCTGCACATATAGCTATCGCTCTACAAACAAAGATAACCAACCTAGCTATGCCTTCTACCAAGCAATCAAGGATTCTGTGTTTGCGCTCCCTGCACCACTTCCTGACATGCCTTGGAAAAGCAATCCAACTGAAGGTATTCTATTTGGTCAGGTTACCGATTCTTCAATGCCAAACGACCCAGTATATGGCAACTGGATTTGTAAGGCACAAGTATCCATCAGCGGACCGATTTCAAAAAGCATGCTTACCGATGGCACGGGTACTTTCGTTTTTGTAGACCTACCGCCAGGCGAGTACACCGTCAACGTCTCCTCGCTAGGGTTCAAAACAGCAACGAAAACAGCAGTCGTCACAGCTGGACTCGCTACCCGCCTCGATTTTAGCCTTGATTTGGTGGATCCAGTAACGCTTTGGGAAGCTCGCGAACTTCCCGACGGCACGCAAATCAGGGTAATCGGCAAGTCTGTCACCTCACCAACAGGTGCGATAGAGGGATGTATATACATCGAAGAACCCAACAGGACAGCTGGCCTCAAAGTCAAACCGCTTTTCTGGACAAATCCTGTCGTTGAAGGAGACGTAGTAAGTTATGTTGGCGTGCTAACTACCGAAAATGGCGAGCGCGTGCTAGACAAAGCTCGATTGCTCAGTAGCGAGGCGGGAACACCGTTAGGAGCTTTAGCCGTAAAGATAAAGGACCTCGACCTCAAGCCAATTACTACAGGGCTACTCATCCAGTGCACTGGCAAGGTTGTCGAGTCTGGGAGCGGTTGGTTTGTAATCAACGATGGATCTAGCATGGTAAAGGTTATTTGTCCAGGAAAGAACATACCCACAACTGTAGCCCGCGTAACCGGCATCAGCGGCATGGACGCAGGTGAAACGGCACCGGTCCGCGTAATCAGAGTTCGCTACCAGTCAGACATCCAGTCCAGCGAATCTTTGGTTAGCTTAACCTCACCACAAGAAGCAATTAGAAAGGGCTTCAATCTAATCGGCGTACCCTGCGCACCCGAAAACTCCGCTCCCGATGCAGTGTTCGCTGGGCTTGAAATTACCGACAAGCTTTGCAGCTGGAATGGCGACTCTTGGATTCCTTACAATCCTTGGGATGACAGCAAATTCGGAATTCTTCGAGGCGAAGGTTACGGCTTAACTTCAATCAAAACAGAGAAAATAAGCTATGCCGGCTTCAACAATGAGGACGCAGCAGACATGAGAATCACACTGCCGAAGAGTGGATGGAATCTAATTTCTCAGCCATTCACTGCTCCATCTAGGTATCAAGATATGACGATAACCGACGGCAAACAGCTTTTAACAATCCAAGAGGCTGTCAAAGCTGGCTGGATTATGCCTTTGCTATTCACTTGGGACAACGCAACTCAAAGGTTGGGCCATGTATGGCTAAAGTCAAACGGAAAGAACCAAACAGAACTCGTAATGCCCTGGCAAGGATATTGGGTACGAACACATGCGGACGACTTAGCGCTCATTATCCCAAAACAAACGCCGCAATAA